The Candidatus Koribacter versatilis Ellin345 genome has a segment encoding these proteins:
- a CDS encoding peptidase M12A, astacin, with the protein MFTRSLCGLMLVVVVASTLFAQEIAGRLPTVESLPDRVQARIEVRTRAAGNAHNAGRFGMQYFMFITKRWPNAASTPITVAFLGGDRQLRQRIQDTVTEWSQAGTLRFDFIDPASHTFREWSRSDTSFKANIRVAFDGSEEAGYWSMIGVDSSDPTIIKPGEASLMLQGFTTLLPQDWQATVRHEFGHALGLLHEHQIPVGGCDQDFRWEDDTGYVPTQDSYGQYITDAQGRRPGIYTLLAGAPNFWQKDKVNSNMRQLATDSHNKDFGAFDAKSIMKYYFDPSFFRDGTAAHCYSDENLTISDEDKQGIAKWYPPFGSQELSNLLKLQQDTMRQLAPVHNMQQVQTLQSIK; encoded by the coding sequence ATGTTTACCCGATCACTCTGCGGCTTGATGTTAGTAGTCGTGGTTGCATCCACGTTGTTTGCCCAAGAAATCGCCGGCCGGCTTCCCACTGTCGAGTCACTGCCGGACCGCGTGCAGGCACGCATTGAGGTCAGAACGAGAGCGGCTGGAAATGCGCACAACGCCGGTCGCTTTGGCATGCAGTACTTCATGTTCATTACAAAACGTTGGCCGAATGCAGCGAGCACGCCGATTACCGTGGCGTTCCTTGGCGGCGATCGTCAACTGCGGCAGCGCATCCAAGACACCGTTACGGAATGGAGTCAGGCTGGCACGCTGAGGTTTGATTTCATCGATCCGGCGTCCCACACCTTCCGCGAGTGGTCGCGCTCTGACACCAGTTTTAAAGCAAACATTCGGGTAGCATTCGACGGCTCTGAAGAAGCGGGCTACTGGTCTATGATCGGCGTCGACAGCTCCGACCCAACGATCATCAAGCCGGGTGAGGCATCACTGATGTTGCAAGGATTTACGACACTGCTGCCGCAGGACTGGCAGGCGACGGTCCGTCACGAATTTGGCCACGCGCTCGGGCTTCTCCATGAACACCAAATCCCAGTGGGCGGGTGCGATCAAGATTTTCGATGGGAGGACGATACCGGCTACGTGCCCACTCAGGACTCCTACGGACAGTACATTACCGATGCCCAAGGTCGGCGACCCGGCATCTACACCTTACTCGCAGGCGCACCGAACTTTTGGCAAAAGGACAAGGTCAATAGCAACATGAGGCAGCTCGCAACTGACTCCCACAATAAGGACTTCGGGGCTTTCGATGCAAAGTCAATCATGAAGTATTACTTCGACCCGTCGTTCTTTCGCGACGGAACAGCTGCCCATTGTTACAGCGACGAAAATTTGACGATCTCAGACGAGGACAAGCAGGGCATAGCGAAATGGTATCCACCATTCGGCTCTCAGGAACTGAGCAATCTACTCAAATTGCAACAGGACACTATGCGACAACTTGCGCCTGTGCACAACATGCAGCAGGTTCAGACGCTTCAGTCAATCAAGTAG